From Deinococcus aquaticus, one genomic window encodes:
- a CDS encoding aspartate kinase encodes MNESLLVMKYGGTNMQDARAVRHSASLAARSIREGVKVVVVVSAMAGVTNQLLKLADAAQSGDIASANDEIAAMRTRHFTAAQELGAAPDSDTVREIREMHETLRQAVYGVYLLRELTPRSRDLIVAFGERLSAPLMKLALEQDGLRAHHLSGGEAGIVTDTHFGNARPLPGTYERIKDRLSGLLSAGVTPVVAGFMGETEKGAITTLGRGGTDFSATIIGKALSATEVWGWKDVDGVMSADPRVVADARNVDVLSYGEVMELAYFGAKVLHPLAVTPLQESGIPLRLKNSADPDFAGTLVQAQPRDEAGHPVKAVTAIRNVSIINVSGAGVLGIPEVIASVFDAIARENVTLLMVSQSSSMSNVSLAVQTTDAERTLNALRAGVSLELKVEQQDHVAVLAIVGSGMRGQKGVSARLFTALAAVDVNILMISQGSSELNVSVAVEAEHVDEATRAVHAAFNLGKPVSA; translated from the coding sequence ATGAACGAGTCGCTTCTGGTCATGAAATACGGCGGGACGAACATGCAGGACGCCCGCGCCGTCCGCCACAGCGCGTCCCTGGCGGCCCGCAGCATCCGCGAGGGCGTGAAGGTCGTGGTGGTCGTGTCGGCCATGGCCGGCGTCACCAACCAGCTCCTGAAACTCGCGGACGCCGCGCAGTCCGGCGACATCGCCAGCGCCAACGACGAGATCGCTGCCATGCGCACCCGGCACTTCACGGCCGCGCAGGAACTCGGCGCGGCCCCCGACAGCGACACCGTCCGCGAGATCCGCGAGATGCACGAGACACTCCGGCAGGCCGTGTACGGCGTGTACCTGCTGCGCGAACTGACGCCCCGCAGCCGCGACCTGATCGTCGCGTTCGGCGAGCGCCTCTCCGCGCCCCTGATGAAACTCGCCCTGGAACAGGACGGCCTGCGCGCCCATCACCTGTCCGGTGGCGAGGCGGGCATCGTGACCGATACGCACTTCGGGAACGCGCGCCCGCTGCCCGGCACGTACGAACGCATCAAGGACCGCCTCAGCGGCCTGCTGAGCGCCGGGGTCACGCCGGTCGTGGCGGGTTTCATGGGTGAGACCGAGAAGGGGGCCATCACGACCCTCGGGCGCGGCGGCACGGACTTCAGCGCCACCATCATCGGCAAGGCCCTGAGCGCCACGGAAGTCTGGGGCTGGAAGGACGTGGACGGCGTCATGAGCGCCGACCCGCGCGTCGTCGCGGACGCCCGCAACGTGGACGTCCTGAGTTACGGCGAGGTCATGGAACTCGCGTACTTCGGCGCGAAGGTCCTGCACCCCCTGGCCGTCACGCCCCTACAGGAGAGCGGCATTCCGCTGCGCCTGAAGAACTCCGCCGACCCGGACTTCGCGGGCACGCTGGTGCAGGCGCAGCCGCGCGACGAGGCCGGGCACCCCGTCAAGGCCGTGACCGCCATCCGCAACGTCAGCATCATCAACGTGAGCGGCGCGGGCGTGCTGGGCATCCCGGAAGTGATCGCCAGCGTATTCGATGCCATCGCCCGCGAGAACGTCACGCTGCTGATGGTCTCGCAGAGTTCCAGCATGAGCAACGTGTCGCTGGCCGTGCAGACCACCGACGCCGAGCGCACCCTGAACGCCCTGCGCGCCGGCGTGAGCCTGGAACTGAAGGTCGAGCAGCAGGACCACGTGGCGGTGCTGGCCATCGTGGGCAGCGGCATGCGAGGGCAGAAGGGCGTGTCGGCCCGCCTGTTCACGGCCCTGGCCGCCGTGGACGTGAACATCCTGATGATCTCGCAGGGCAGCAGCGAGCTGAACGTCAGCGTGGCCGTGGAAGCCGAGCATGTGGACGAGGCGACCCGCGCCGTGCACGCGGCCTTCAACCTGGGCAAACCCGTCAGCGCCTGA
- a CDS encoding Rrf2 family transcriptional regulator, whose translation MNSQYAVAVHVLSLISQFPEHSSSADMALSVGTNPVVIRTVAGQLRRAGLICTRQGVAGASLTRPAAQITLLDVYRAVNGEDSVFRLHERPHPNCPVGANIQATLETRFGRAQAAMEAELARTTLADVMSDLVSRAG comes from the coding sequence GTGAACAGCCAGTACGCCGTGGCTGTGCATGTGCTGTCCCTGATCAGTCAGTTTCCGGAGCACAGCAGTTCGGCCGACATGGCCCTGAGCGTCGGAACGAACCCGGTCGTGATCCGCACCGTGGCGGGGCAGTTGCGCCGCGCCGGGCTGATCTGCACGCGGCAGGGCGTGGCGGGCGCGAGCCTGACCCGCCCCGCCGCTCAGATCACCCTGCTGGACGTGTACCGCGCCGTGAACGGTGAGGACAGCGTGTTCCGCCTGCATGAGCGTCCGCACCCGAACTGTCCGGTCGGCGCGAATATCCAGGCGACCCTGGAGACCCGCTTCGGCCGTGCCCAGGCTGCCATGGAAGCCGAACTGGCCCGCACGACCCTGGCCGACGTGATGTCGGACCTCGTCTCGCGCGCCGGGTAG
- the uvrC gene encoding excinuclease ABC subunit UvrC gives MHPDDLPVLPTTPGVYIFRRGGTPIYIGKAKNLRSRVGQHFKAGGKSGKFTALADTLEFITARNEVEALVLEANLIKQHRPHYNVTLKDDKHYPFLKLTNEAYPMLIVTRRVIKDGGRYYGPYPDSSAVRRVKNLIDTMFPLRKNSGLPMQKKARPCLNFHMGRCLGPCVDRADAGEYARTVEDVTSLLEGRAAPVIARLKIDMQAAARGQDFEQAARVRDRVQAVEKLFGTEQHAFVSDETDLDFLGAAQAGEYAMVQLFRMRGGRVVGRDKRFLTGTEDAPLGEIVAAFVQDYYTQATHVPPLILLPADFDDAPIWSEFLSEKAGRRTEMRTPKRGDKVDLIDMAQRNAQNGLDSEMALLERRGDHPGLDALREVLALGDRPWRIEGYDNSNLFGTNIVSGMVVFEGGRARRGEHRRFKVRGLDHPDDYTSMKQTIVRRFTGSLSDKLPLPDLLLIDGGRGQVNAALDALKEANVRVPVVGLAKREERLILPGRYGAQWWLDTGTEVGVDRELLLPHTHPALRMLIGVRDEVHNYAVTYHRKLRGQDMLRSVFDDLPGIGQKRRDALLEHFTSLEDLASAPTEQIAAVPGMTIRAAQSVKDFLAQREANSQPITG, from the coding sequence GTGCATCCAGACGACCTGCCCGTGCTGCCCACCACACCCGGCGTGTACATCTTCCGCAGGGGCGGCACGCCCATCTACATCGGGAAGGCCAAGAACCTGCGCAGCCGGGTCGGACAGCACTTCAAGGCTGGCGGCAAGAGCGGCAAGTTCACGGCGCTGGCCGACACGCTGGAATTCATCACGGCCCGCAACGAGGTCGAGGCCCTCGTGCTGGAAGCGAACCTGATCAAACAGCACCGCCCGCACTACAACGTCACCCTGAAAGACGACAAGCACTACCCGTTCCTGAAACTCACCAATGAGGCGTACCCGATGCTGATCGTCACGCGGCGCGTCATCAAGGACGGCGGGCGTTACTACGGCCCGTACCCGGACTCGTCAGCCGTGCGGCGCGTGAAGAACCTGATCGACACCATGTTCCCCCTGCGCAAGAACAGCGGCCTGCCCATGCAGAAGAAAGCGCGGCCCTGCCTGAACTTCCACATGGGCCGCTGCCTGGGCCCCTGCGTGGACCGCGCCGACGCCGGCGAGTACGCCCGGACCGTCGAGGACGTGACCAGTCTGCTCGAGGGCCGCGCCGCGCCCGTCATCGCACGCCTGAAGATCGACATGCAGGCCGCCGCCAGGGGGCAGGATTTCGAGCAGGCCGCCCGCGTGCGCGACCGCGTGCAGGCCGTCGAGAAACTGTTCGGCACCGAACAGCACGCCTTCGTCAGTGACGAGACCGACCTGGACTTCCTGGGCGCCGCGCAGGCCGGCGAGTACGCCATGGTGCAACTGTTCCGCATGCGCGGCGGACGCGTCGTGGGCCGCGACAAACGCTTCCTGACCGGCACCGAGGACGCCCCGCTCGGCGAGATCGTCGCCGCGTTCGTGCAGGACTACTACACGCAGGCCACGCACGTCCCCCCGCTGATCCTGCTGCCCGCCGACTTCGACGACGCGCCCATCTGGAGTGAATTCCTGTCGGAGAAAGCCGGACGCAGAACCGAGATGCGCACCCCCAAACGCGGCGACAAGGTCGACCTGATCGACATGGCACAGCGCAACGCGCAGAACGGCCTGGACTCCGAGATGGCCCTGCTGGAACGGCGCGGCGACCACCCGGGCCTGGACGCCCTGCGGGAAGTGCTGGCCCTCGGAGACCGCCCGTGGCGCATCGAGGGGTACGACAACAGCAACCTGTTCGGCACGAACATCGTGTCCGGCATGGTCGTGTTCGAGGGTGGCCGCGCCCGCCGGGGTGAGCACCGGCGTTTCAAGGTGCGCGGCCTGGATCACCCGGACGACTACACCAGCATGAAACAGACCATCGTGCGCCGCTTCACGGGCAGCCTCTCGGATAAGTTGCCGCTGCCGGACCTGCTGCTGATCGACGGGGGGCGCGGGCAGGTGAACGCCGCGCTGGACGCCCTGAAGGAAGCGAACGTGCGCGTGCCCGTCGTGGGCCTCGCCAAGCGCGAGGAACGCCTGATCCTGCCCGGCCGGTACGGCGCGCAGTGGTGGCTGGACACCGGCACGGAAGTCGGCGTGGACCGCGAACTGCTGCTGCCGCACACGCACCCGGCCCTGCGGATGCTGATCGGCGTGCGCGACGAGGTGCACAACTACGCCGTCACGTACCACCGCAAACTGCGCGGCCAGGACATGCTGCGCAGCGTGTTCGACGATCTGCCGGGCATCGGGCAGAAACGCCGGGACGCGCTGCTGGAGCACTTCACCAGCCTCGAGGACCTCGCCAGCGCACCCACCGAACAGATCGCCGCCGTGCCCGGCATGACCATTCGCGCCGCGCAGAGCGTCAAGGACTTCCTCGCGCAGCGCGAGGCGAACAGCCAGCCCATCACCGGCTGA
- a CDS encoding dipeptide epimerase, whose translation MTAAAPHLSWETLDLHTRQPFGIARWTHSTYPRTIVTLTHAGLTGQGEAAPNAFYGETRGTVEAVLPLLADALSDPWDWDGLHARLSARMPHDHPSVKCSLEMAAVEWCAQAAGVPVWRLLGLSPAPLPESSYTVSIAALDDMRAQARDAAARGHGVLKVKLGTDRDEAILEALREEAPHVALRVDANAAWTRTQARRMLGVLDAARVEFVEQPLAAGDLDGHAALRAVSTVPIVADESLHHVSDVTALARAFDGVNLKLAKLGGPLQALAALRLARAHGLQVMMGCMIESSLGIAAAAHLAGACDWADLDGALLLADDPFTGLEWQAGHLTRPQGTGWGVRRA comes from the coding sequence GTGACCGCCGCCGCGCCGCACCTGAGCTGGGAGACATTGGACCTGCACACCCGGCAGCCGTTCGGGATTGCCCGCTGGACGCACAGCACGTACCCGCGCACCATCGTCACGCTGACGCACGCGGGCCTGACCGGTCAGGGCGAGGCCGCCCCGAACGCCTTCTACGGCGAGACGCGCGGCACCGTCGAGGCCGTCCTGCCGCTGCTCGCGGACGCCCTGAGCGACCCGTGGGACTGGGACGGCCTGCACGCCCGACTGTCCGCGCGGATGCCGCACGACCACCCCAGCGTGAAGTGCTCGCTGGAAATGGCGGCCGTGGAATGGTGCGCGCAGGCAGCGGGCGTCCCCGTCTGGAGGCTGCTGGGCCTGAGCCCCGCGCCGCTGCCGGAAAGTAGTTACACCGTCAGCATCGCCGCGCTGGATGACATGCGCGCCCAGGCGCGTGACGCCGCCGCCCGCGGGCACGGCGTCCTGAAGGTCAAACTTGGCACTGATCGGGACGAGGCGATCCTGGAAGCCCTGCGCGAGGAAGCCCCGCACGTCGCGCTGCGCGTGGACGCGAACGCCGCCTGGACGCGCACGCAGGCCCGCCGGATGCTGGGCGTGCTGGACGCCGCCCGCGTGGAATTCGTGGAGCAACCCCTGGCCGCCGGGGACCTCGACGGGCACGCGGCGCTGCGGGCTGTCTCGACCGTGCCCATCGTGGCTGACGAGAGCCTGCACCACGTGTCCGACGTGACGGCCCTGGCCCGCGCGTTCGACGGCGTGAACCTGAAACTCGCCAAGCTGGGCGGCCCCCTCCAGGCGCTCGCGGCGCTCCGGCTGGCCCGCGCGCACGGCCTTCAGGTCATGATGGGCTGCATGATCGAGAGTAGCCTCGGCATCGCCGCCGCCGCGCACCTCGCCGGAGCGTGCGACTGGGCCGACCTGGACGGCGCGCTCCTGCTGGCTGACGACCCGTTCACCGGACTGGAGTGGCAGGCCGGGCACCTGACCCGCCCGCAGGGCACCGGCTGGGGCGTGCGCCGCGCGTGA
- a CDS encoding phosphatase PAP2 family protein produces the protein MFPHSRREFLPFLRSHWRSLLLVLLGVLIPFGLFAHLTHEVFREGGFSWDQGVLDWYAQRRTPALTQAAETLATLGGVMVLPFVTALLAWLLARAGGASGRAHGWFLVSGVAGATLLNVAAKVVFQRPRPDELLAVLSEPGFSFPSGHAMANAAFGFALTLVFWRSRAGWPVAVFGLLWALAVGASRNYLGVHYPSDVLAGFTASVAWVAGLYMVMARRWPQLRGSPAGPRDTR, from the coding sequence ATGTTCCCTCATTCCCGGCGTGAATTCCTGCCGTTTCTGCGCAGTCACTGGCGGTCCCTGTTGCTGGTGCTGCTGGGCGTCCTGATTCCCTTCGGGCTGTTCGCGCACCTGACGCACGAGGTGTTCCGTGAAGGCGGGTTCTCGTGGGATCAGGGGGTACTCGACTGGTACGCGCAGCGGCGCACCCCTGCCCTGACCCAGGCGGCCGAGACGCTGGCCACGCTGGGCGGTGTGATGGTCCTGCCGTTCGTGACTGCCCTGCTGGCGTGGCTGCTGGCCCGCGCGGGTGGCGCCAGTGGGCGGGCGCACGGCTGGTTTCTCGTGTCCGGCGTGGCGGGCGCGACCCTGCTGAATGTCGCGGCAAAAGTAGTGTTCCAGCGCCCCCGCCCCGATGAGTTGCTGGCCGTGCTGAGCGAACCGGGGTTCAGTTTCCCCAGCGGGCACGCCATGGCGAACGCGGCGTTCGGCTTTGCCCTCACGCTGGTGTTCTGGCGCTCGCGGGCCGGGTGGCCGGTCGCAGTGTTTGGTCTACTGTGGGCGCTGGCCGTGGGAGCCAGCCGCAATTACCTCGGCGTGCACTACCCGTCGGACGTGCTGGCGGGCTTCACGGCCAGTGTCGCGTGGGTGGCGGGCCTGTACATGGTCATGGCGCGGCGCTGGCCGCAGCTGCGCGGCTCACCGGCCGGCCCACGCGACACCCGGTAA
- a CDS encoding SDR family oxidoreductase, with the protein MIGITAATGQLGQLVIQALLDRGVPATQVVALVRSPEKAAALAAQGVQVRHADYHQPDTLGTALQGVEKLLLISSNDFNDRVGQHRNVINAAREAGVKQVAYTSILNADTATFGLAADHQATEQILRESGLPFIFLRNGWYTENYTGSAAQAVQNGALLGAAGTGKLNLATRRDYAEAAAAVLATDGHIPQGQTGRAYELAGDESVTMSDLAAEYARQSGQPVEYRDLPQAEYAATLQSFGVPEGFAHTLADVDAGIARGELFSASRDLTTLIGRATTPVSTSVAEALSA; encoded by the coding sequence ATGATCGGAATCACTGCCGCCACCGGCCAGCTCGGCCAGCTCGTCATCCAGGCCCTTCTCGACCGGGGCGTGCCCGCCACGCAGGTCGTCGCGCTCGTCCGCAGCCCCGAGAAGGCCGCCGCACTCGCCGCGCAGGGCGTGCAGGTCCGCCACGCCGACTACCACCAGCCCGACACCCTGGGCACCGCCCTGCAGGGCGTCGAGAAGCTCCTGCTGATCTCCAGCAACGACTTCAACGACCGGGTCGGCCAGCACCGCAACGTCATCAACGCCGCCCGCGAGGCAGGCGTGAAACAGGTCGCGTACACCAGCATCCTGAACGCTGACACTGCCACCTTCGGACTGGCCGCCGACCATCAGGCCACCGAACAGATCCTGCGTGAATCCGGCCTGCCGTTCATCTTCCTGCGCAACGGCTGGTACACCGAGAACTACACCGGCAGCGCCGCGCAGGCCGTGCAGAATGGCGCGCTCCTCGGGGCGGCCGGAACCGGGAAACTGAACCTCGCCACGCGCCGCGACTACGCCGAGGCGGCCGCCGCCGTCCTCGCCACCGACGGGCACATCCCGCAGGGGCAGACCGGCCGCGCCTACGAACTCGCCGGGGATGAGAGCGTGACCATGAGCGACCTGGCGGCTGAGTACGCCCGCCAGAGCGGCCAACCCGTCGAGTACCGCGACCTGCCGCAGGCCGAGTACGCCGCGACCCTCCAGAGCTTCGGCGTTCCGGAAGGCTTCGCACACACCCTGGCCGACGTGGACGCGGGGATCGCCCGGGGCGAACTGTTCAGCGCCAGCCGCGACCTGACCACCCTGATTGGCCGCGCCACCACGCCGGTCAGCACCTCGGTCGCCGAGGCCCTGAGCGCCTGA
- a CDS encoding Gfo/Idh/MocA family protein, protein MNPVRVAIIGCGNRGADVYARHLAAQGAVITHVVEPRPARLAEVAARHGLPPEAQFTHWDAFLAQGRVADAVVIATPDNDHVQPCLRALQIGYDVLLEKPVCLHPHELDLLLTAEAASTGTVTVCHVLRTTAFFTAVQQVAASGHLGQLVGIQHAENVAYWHYAHSYVRGNWRASPPAAPFLLAKACHDLDLLRALAGSAPQRVSSEGGLHHFRPEHAPPGATDRCVTCPITDCPFDARRIYRARDPHAWPVTVLTAGGDTLEEALQGGPYGECVYLGRNNVADHQAVTVTFRSGLTAQLTVSAFTHNNTRTLKLLGTHGELRARMERGELELHNFRTGHSERWTVDTTGNHGGGDQGLVQGWLAFLRGQSPPPTPLAESLDSHRMAFAAEESRRTGQTATV, encoded by the coding sequence GTGAACCCCGTGCGCGTGGCGATCATCGGCTGCGGGAACCGGGGCGCGGACGTGTACGCCCGGCATCTGGCCGCGCAGGGGGCGGTGATCACGCACGTCGTCGAACCGCGCCCCGCCCGCCTCGCGGAAGTCGCCGCGCGCCATGGCCTGCCACCCGAAGCGCAGTTCACGCACTGGGACGCCTTCCTCGCGCAGGGCCGCGTGGCCGACGCCGTCGTGATCGCCACGCCCGACAACGATCACGTGCAACCCTGCCTGCGTGCCCTGCAAATCGGGTACGACGTCCTGCTGGAAAAACCCGTCTGCCTGCACCCGCACGAACTCGACCTGCTCCTGACCGCCGAGGCCGCCTCGACCGGTACTGTCACCGTCTGCCACGTTCTGCGCACCACCGCGTTCTTCACGGCCGTCCAGCAGGTCGCCGCGTCCGGCCACCTCGGGCAACTGGTCGGCATTCAGCACGCCGAGAACGTCGCCTACTGGCATTACGCGCACTCGTACGTGCGCGGCAACTGGCGCGCCAGTCCACCCGCCGCGCCGTTCCTGCTCGCCAAGGCCTGCCACGACCTCGACCTGCTCCGCGCGCTGGCCGGCAGCGCCCCGCAGCGCGTGAGCAGCGAGGGCGGCCTGCATCACTTCCGGCCCGAACACGCCCCGCCCGGCGCGACCGACCGCTGCGTCACCTGCCCCATCACCGACTGCCCGTTCGACGCGCGGCGCATCTACCGCGCCCGCGACCCGCACGCGTGGCCCGTTACCGTCCTCACCGCTGGCGGCGACACCCTGGAAGAAGCCCTGCAAGGCGGCCCGTACGGCGAGTGCGTGTACCTGGGCCGCAACAACGTCGCCGACCACCAGGCCGTCACCGTCACCTTCCGCAGCGGCCTCACCGCGCAACTCACGGTCAGCGCCTTCACGCACAACAACACCCGCACCCTCAAACTCCTCGGCACGCACGGCGAACTCCGCGCGCGCATGGAACGCGGCGAACTGGAACTCCACAACTTCCGCACCGGCCACAGCGAACGCTGGACGGTCGACACCACCGGCAACCACGGCGGCGGCGACCAGGGGCTCGTGCAGGGCTGGCTGGCCTTCCTGCGCGGACAATCTCCCCCACCCACCCCGCTGGCCGAATCGCTCGACTCGCACCGCATGGCGTTCGCTGCCGAAGAATCCCGACGGACAGGGCAGACGGCGACTGTGTAG
- a CDS encoding histidine phosphatase family protein, which yields MTGTAAGTRVWIIRHGETSGNEAGILRGPVSVNDELNDTGHAQARALAAHLLRQPARPQTVYASRYRRAQQTAAPLAEALGVPVQVLNGVHEVDCGDWAGQPYSALNAHPEKLRLPGGRLGFAGGETFDEIAARFMADVNALPDGTDAALVSHGGIIRIGLAALLGLNIEDVWSGGQLVHGNTDYTVLRRAKDGWQAEQLGVSVRG from the coding sequence ATGACAGGTACGGCGGCAGGTACGCGGGTGTGGATCATCCGGCACGGTGAAACCAGCGGGAACGAGGCGGGCATCCTGCGCGGCCCGGTCAGCGTGAACGACGAACTGAACGACACCGGGCACGCCCAGGCCCGCGCGCTGGCCGCCCATCTACTGCGCCAGCCAGCGCGTCCACAGACGGTGTACGCCAGCCGCTACCGGCGCGCTCAGCAGACAGCCGCGCCCCTCGCGGAAGCACTGGGCGTGCCGGTGCAGGTCCTGAACGGCGTGCACGAGGTGGACTGCGGTGACTGGGCCGGGCAGCCTTACTCGGCCCTGAATGCCCACCCGGAGAAGCTGCGCCTGCCAGGCGGCCGCCTGGGCTTTGCCGGAGGGGAGACCTTCGACGAGATTGCCGCCCGCTTCATGGCCGACGTGAACGCCCTGCCGGACGGCACGGACGCCGCACTCGTGTCGCATGGTGGGATCATCCGCATCGGGCTGGCCGCGCTGCTGGGCCTGAACATCGAGGACGTCTGGTCGGGCGGGCAACTGGTGCACGGGAACACCGACTACACGGTGTTGAGGCGGGCGAAGGATGGCTGGCAGGCTGAGCAGTTGGGAGTATCCGTCAGAGGATGA
- a CDS encoding YceI family protein — translation MNKYLLPLPALVLATTLSGAAQAATYRAADGTATFNYRVTVVPVTGTMTGVTANVTLDPQDLAATKGTVTVPVSTLKTGITLRDNHAKGAGALGTAQFPNATFELTSLTGGKLTEGQTVATTATGKLTVKGTTKTITAPIKATLKGGKVNVSTQFKFNPYDFNVRYQGGADSVTVDVAFVLGSN, via the coding sequence GTGAACAAATACCTGCTTCCGCTCCCAGCACTCGTGCTCGCCACCACCCTGTCCGGAGCGGCGCAGGCTGCCACGTACCGCGCAGCAGACGGCACAGCCACCTTCAACTACCGGGTCACGGTGGTGCCCGTGACCGGCACCATGACGGGCGTCACGGCGAACGTCACACTGGACCCGCAGGACCTCGCGGCCACGAAGGGCACGGTCACGGTGCCGGTCTCGACGCTGAAGACCGGAATCACGCTGCGCGACAACCACGCCAAGGGGGCCGGGGCGCTGGGCACGGCGCAGTTCCCGAACGCCACCTTCGAACTGACCTCCCTGACCGGCGGGAAACTGACCGAGGGGCAGACCGTGGCGACCACCGCCACCGGCAAACTGACCGTCAAGGGCACCACGAAGACCATCACCGCGCCCATCAAGGCGACCCTGAAGGGCGGGAAGGTGAACGTGAGCACGCAGTTCAAGTTCAATCCGTACGACTTCAACGTGCGGTACCAGGGCGGCGCAGACAGCGTCACGGTGGACGTGGCGTTCGTGCTGGGATCGAACTGA